The proteins below are encoded in one region of Homo sapiens chromosome 2, GRCh38.p14 Primary Assembly:
- the OXER1 gene encoding oxoeicosanoid receptor 1: MELHNLSSPSPSLSSSVLPPSFSPSPSSAPSAFTTVGGSSGGPCHPTSSSLVSAFLAPILALEFVLGLVGNSLALFIFCIHTRPWTSNTVFLVSLVAADFLLISNLPLRVDYYLLHETWRFGAAACKVNLFMLSTNRTASVVFLTAIALNRYLKVVQPHHVLSRASVGAAARVAGGLWVGILLLNGHLLLSTFSGPSCLSYRVGTKPSASLRWHQALYLLEFFLPLALILFAIVSIGLTIRNRGLGGQAGPQRAMRVLAMVVAVYTICFLPSIIFGMASMVAFWLSACRSLDLCTQLFHGSLAFTYLNSVLDPVLYCFSSPNFLHQSRALLGLTRGRQGPVSDESSYQPSRQWRYREASRKAEAIGKLKVQGEVSLEKEGSSQG; encoded by the coding sequence ATGGAACTTCATAACCTGagctctccatctccctctctctcctcctctgttctccctccctccttctctccctcaccctcctctgCTCCCTCTGCCTTTACCACTGTGGGGGGGTCCTCTGGAGGGCCCTGCCACCCCACCTCTTCCTCGCTGGTGTCTGCCTTCCTGGCACCAATCCTGGCCCTGGAGTTTGTCCTGGGCCTGGTGGGGAACAGTTTGGCCCTCTTCATCTTCTGCATCCACACGCGGCCCTGGACCTCCAACACGGTGTTCCTGGTCAGCCTGGTGGCCGCTGACTTCCTCCTGATCAGCAACCTGCCCCTCCGCGTGGACTACTACCTCCTCCATGAGACCTGGCGCTTTGGGGCTGCTGCCTGCAAAGTCAACCTCTTCATGCTGTCCACCAACCGCACGGCCAGCGTTGTCTTCCTCACAGCCATCGCACTCAACCGCTACCTGAAGGTGGTGCAGCCCCACCACGTGCTGAGCCGTGCTTCCGTGGGGGCAGCTGCCCGGGTGGCCGGGGGACTCTGGGTGGGCATCCTGCTCCTCAACGGGCACCTGCTCCTGAGCACCTTCTCCggcccctcctgcctcagctacagGGTGGGCACGAAGCCCTCGGCCTCGCTCCGCTGGCACCAGGCACTGTACCTGCTGGAGTTCTTCCTGCCACTGGCGCTCAtcctctttgctattgtgagcatTGGGCTCACCATCCGGAACCGTGGTCTGGGCGGGCAGGCAGGCCCGCAGAGGGCCATGCGTgtgctggccatggtggtggccGTCTACACCATCTGCTTCTTGCCCAGCATCATCTTTGGCATGGCTTCCATGGTGGCTTTCTGGCTGTCCGCCTGCCGATCCCTGGACCTCTGCACACAGCTCTTCCATGGCTCCCTGGCCTTCACCTACCTCAACAGTGTCCTGGACCCCGTGCTCTACTGCTTCTCTAGCCCCAACTTCCTCCACCAGAGCCGGGCCTTGCTGGGCCTCACGCGGGGCCGGCAGGGCCCAGTGAGCGACGAGAGCTCCTACCAACCCTCCAGGCAGTGGCGCTACCGGGAGGCCTCTAGGAAGGCGGAGGCCATAGGGAAGCTGAAAGTGCAGGGCGAGGTCTCTCTGGAAAAGGAAGGCTCCTCCCAGGGCTGA